The Acidobacteriota bacterium genome includes the window ATGCCACCGTCTGTCTCGACGAGATCGACAAGGTCTCGGGTATGGTGGGTGGCAAGCCCTACGTCACCGGGATCAACATTCAGCAAGCGTTGCTGACGTTGATCGAGGGCGAGCAAGTCGTGCACCGCGTCAAGCTGGACGGCGAGGGGCGTCAGACTCAGCCGGTCACGATCGATACTTCCAAGATGCTGTTTCTCTGCGCGGGGGCCTACGAGACCCTTTACGACCAGGTCTTCAAGCGCGTCACCTCGCCGACCAGTCGTGTCAAGCTGCCGACAGAGACCGTGGTCAGCGGATCGGACGTCAGTATCCGCGAGTACTTCACTCTCCGCGACCATTTCAAGCAGGAAGACCTGTTCGACTACGGAATGCAGCCGCAGTTTCTATCCCGTTTCGACAACTCGGTCATCTTGCAGGATCTCGACGCGGCGATGCTCTCCCGGATCTTCATCGAACCGGACGACTCGGTGTTCAACATCTCCCGCGAGTTCTTCAGAAAACGACAGATAGACCTGTCGATCAACGATCAGGCGATCCAGCTTGTCGCGCAGACCGCGTCGGAGGCTCGCCGCATTGGCGCGCGTTCCCTGAAAGAGGTGTACGGCCGGATCATCAAGCCGTTCGAATACGATCCGTTCGGCCGCGAAGAGGTCGTCAAGAACGGCGACGGTTATCGACTGCTACTTGATGAAGGCGTCGTCACGCGCGCCCTCAAAT containing:
- a CDS encoding AAA family ATPase codes for the protein MNPVEINDYMKKDVIGQEEALRFVSVAIFKHLAGEMFGNLMLIGNSGTGKTTIMRSMEKLYSEHDEFSKYRVVIIMNANTFATEEGVIDTSRLFATLEERARKILGPSASAEQVGQYMQHATVCLDEIDKVSGMVGGKPYVTGINIQQALLTLIEGEQVVHRVKLDGEGRQTQPVTIDTSKMLFLCAGAYETLYDQVFKRVTSPTSRVKLPTETVVSGSDVSIREYFTLRDHFKQEDLFDYGMQPQFLSRFDNSVILQDLDAAMLSRIFIEPDDSVFNISREFFRKRQIDLSINDQAIQLVAQTASEARRIGARSLKEVYGRIIKPFEYDPFGREEVVKNGDGYRLLLDEGVVTRALKSSLD